A genome region from bacterium SCSIO 12844 includes the following:
- the rho gene encoding transcription termination factor Rho, whose amino-acid sequence MNLTELKQKSIPELMELSQSLGLETTGRVRKQELIFTILKGHADSGEDIYGEGVLEVLQDGYGFLRSADSSYFASPDDIYVSPTFIRKLNLRTGDSIVGKIRPPKDNERYFAIKHIDSVNFDSPEVARTKILFENLTPLFPEERLRMEMGNGTTEDITARVIDLSSPFGKGQRGLIVSPPKAGKTMMMQNIASSVARRYPESYLIVLLIDERPEEVTEMQRSVQGEVVASTFDEPAARHVQLAELVIEKAKRMVEHKQDVVILLDSITRLARAYNTVSPSSGKVLSGGVEANALQRPKRFFGAARNTAEGGSLTIIATALIDTGSKMDEVIFEEFKGTGNMELHLDRRIAEKRVYPAINFAKSGTRREELLTPKEELQHMWILRKILHNMDEIQAIEFLTERMRNTKTNQDFFTAMKRGG is encoded by the coding sequence ATGAATCTAACTGAGTTAAAACAAAAGTCTATACCGGAATTGATGGAGCTTTCTCAATCACTTGGACTTGAAACAACCGGACGTGTGCGTAAGCAAGAGCTAATTTTCACCATTTTAAAAGGTCACGCTGATAGTGGTGAAGATATTTATGGTGAAGGCGTCCTAGAAGTACTTCAAGATGGTTATGGCTTTTTACGTTCTGCAGATAGCTCTTACTTTGCTTCTCCGGATGATATTTATGTCTCACCTACATTTATTCGTAAGTTAAATTTAAGAACAGGCGATAGTATTGTCGGTAAAATACGTCCACCAAAAGATAATGAAAGATATTTTGCAATCAAACACATTGATTCAGTCAACTTTGACTCGCCTGAAGTTGCTAGAACAAAAATTCTATTTGAAAACTTAACACCACTATTTCCTGAAGAGCGTTTACGCATGGAAATGGGCAATGGTACAACCGAAGATATCACAGCAAGAGTGATTGATCTATCTTCACCATTTGGTAAAGGGCAACGTGGCTTGATTGTATCTCCACCAAAAGCTGGAAAAACGATGATGATGCAGAATATTGCTTCATCTGTTGCTAGACGTTACCCAGAAAGCTATCTGATTGTACTTTTAATTGATGAACGCCCTGAAGAAGTAACTGAAATGCAACGCTCTGTTCAAGGCGAAGTTGTTGCTAGTACATTTGATGAACCTGCCGCACGCCATGTCCAATTAGCTGAACTTGTCATAGAAAAAGCCAAGCGGATGGTTGAACATAAACAAGATGTTGTTATTTTACTTGACTCTATTACACGTCTAGCACGTGCTTATAACACAGTTTCTCCTTCTTCTGGTAAAGTTTTATCAGGTGGTGTTGAGGCCAATGCCCTACAACGCCCTAAACGCTTTTTTGGTGCTGCTCGTAATACAGCTGAAGGCGGTAGCTTAACGATTATTGCAACTGCCTTAATAGACACTGGCTCTAAAATGGATGAAGTCATTTTTGAAGAGTTTAAAGGTACAGGTAATATGGAGCTTCATCTAGATCGCCGCATTGCTGAAAAGCGAGTTTATCCTGCTATTAACTTTGCTAAATCTGGCACGCGTCGTGAAGAGCTATTAACACCAAAAGAAGAATTACAACATATGTGGATTCTGCGTAAAATTCTTCATAACATGGATGAGATTCAAGCAATTGAATTTTTAACTGAACGTATGAGAAACACAAAAACCAATCAGGACTTTTTCACTGCTATGAAACGTGGTGGCTAA
- the tig gene encoding trigger factor: MQVTVEKKDGIQCDLTIEVPAKEIDQEVNKRLKEISKNARIDGFRPGKVPVRFIKQRYGDQIRSEVIGDVLPKRSYEAIESEKLKAAGITEVKVTQDKEGEDLKFVAQVELYPEFEVKGIEEIKVEKPVVKLGEAEVDQMIETLRKQTAEYNAVDRPAAIDDQVKVDYVGTIDEEEFEGGSQEDAEIILGSKQMIPGFEDGVVGMTNGEEKTIKVTFPEEYHNKNLGGKEAEFKITLKAIQEPILPELDEAFFKRFNVEGDFDTFKREIENNMKRELKAAIKKKIKEQVFNGLKEQNEIDVPKSLVQNEISKAKQELIQRFGGEKSGIKAENIPNEMFEKPSFDRVKLGLIVGKLFEQHEFEPEQKRIDQMIDEVVSVYEDADNVKKHILENKQEMDNIKHAVLEDQLVDTLLESAQVSEKDADFFELVRSVMGQQQR, translated from the coding sequence ATGCAAGTAACGGTAGAAAAAAAAGATGGTATTCAATGTGATTTAACCATTGAAGTTCCAGCAAAAGAAATTGACCAAGAAGTTAATAAACGATTGAAAGAAATTTCTAAAAATGCGCGTATTGATGGCTTTAGACCAGGTAAAGTGCCAGTAAGATTTATTAAGCAACGTTATGGTGATCAGATACGTTCTGAAGTCATTGGTGATGTATTGCCAAAACGATCTTATGAGGCAATTGAATCAGAAAAACTAAAAGCGGCTGGAATTACAGAAGTTAAAGTCACTCAAGATAAAGAAGGTGAAGACTTAAAATTTGTTGCTCAAGTTGAATTGTATCCTGAATTTGAAGTTAAGGGTATTGAAGAAATTAAAGTAGAAAAGCCAGTTGTTAAATTAGGTGAAGCTGAAGTAGATCAAATGATTGAAACATTAAGAAAGCAGACAGCTGAATATAATGCAGTTGACCGCCCAGCAGCGATTGATGATCAAGTTAAAGTTGATTATGTTGGTACAATTGATGAAGAAGAGTTTGAAGGTGGTTCGCAAGAAGATGCTGAAATTATTCTTGGCTCTAAGCAGATGATACCTGGATTTGAAGATGGTGTTGTTGGTATGACTAATGGTGAGGAAAAAACAATTAAAGTTACTTTCCCTGAGGAATATCATAATAAGAACTTAGGTGGAAAAGAAGCTGAGTTTAAGATTACTTTAAAAGCAATACAAGAGCCAATACTACCAGAATTAGATGAAGCATTCTTCAAGCGCTTTAACGTTGAAGGTGATTTTGATACGTTTAAGCGTGAAATTGAAAATAATATGAAGCGTGAACTAAAAGCTGCGATCAAGAAGAAAATTAAAGAGCAAGTATTTAATGGTCTAAAAGAGCAGAATGAGATTGATGTTCCTAAAAGCTTGGTTCAAAATGAAATTAGTAAAGCTAAACAAGAACTAATCCAACGCTTTGGTGGTGAAAAAAGTGGTATTAAAGCTGAAAATATTCCAAATGAAATGTTTGAAAAACCATCTTTTGATCGCGTTAAACTTGGCCTGATTGTGGGTAAATTATTTGAACAGCATGAATTTGAACCTGAACAAAAGCGTATTGACCAAATGATTGATGAAGTGGTTTCAGTCTATGAAGATGCAGATAATGTTAAAAAACATATTCTTGAAAATAAGCAAGAAATGGATAATATTAAGCATGCTGTATTAGAAGACCAGTTGGTTGATACATTATTAGAAAGTGCTCAAGTATCTGAGAAAGATGCTGACTTTTTTGAGTTGGTTCGCTCTGTTATGGGGCAGCAGCAACGCTAG
- the clpP gene encoding ATP-dependent Clp endopeptidase proteolytic subunit ClpP, with protein sequence MHNTLVPMVIEQTSRGERSFDIYSRLLKERIVFMVGEVNDHTANLVIAQLLFLESENPDKDIHLYINSPGGVVTAGMAIYDTMQLIKPDVSTMCIGQAASMGAVLLASGNKGKRFCLPHSQVMIHQPLGGFQGQATDIEIHAKNTMRVKETLNRVLAKHTGKKYDQLVQDTDRDYFLSAEEAMQYGLVDAVMESKSSSNKSK encoded by the coding sequence ATGCATAATACGTTAGTTCCTATGGTAATTGAACAAACATCTCGTGGTGAGCGTTCATTTGACATTTATTCAAGACTCCTAAAGGAGCGTATAGTTTTTATGGTTGGTGAGGTCAATGATCACACTGCCAATTTAGTTATTGCCCAATTATTATTTTTAGAAAGTGAAAATCCTGATAAAGATATACATTTATATATAAATTCACCTGGGGGTGTGGTCACTGCTGGTATGGCAATTTATGATACGATGCAGTTGATTAAACCAGATGTAAGTACGATGTGTATTGGTCAAGCTGCTAGTATGGGGGCTGTATTATTAGCTTCAGGCAATAAAGGGAAACGTTTTTGTTTGCCACATTCGCAGGTTATGATTCATCAGCCATTAGGTGGATTTCAGGGTCAAGCAACTGATATTGAAATTCATGCTAAAAATACGATGCGAGTAAAAGAAACTTTAAACCGTGTTTTGGCAAAACATACGGGTAAAAAATATGATCAACTAGTTCAAGATACAGATCGAGACTATTTCTTATCGGCAGAAGAGGCAATGCAGTATGGTCTAGTTGATGCAGTCATGGAATCTAAAAGTAGTTCAAACAAATCAAAATAA
- the trxA gene encoding thioredoxin yields MSVVNVTDQNFESEVIQSDLPVIVDYWAPWCGPCKMIGPLFEELAGSHSDKIKFVKINVDDNPESPTKYGVRGIPTLMIFKDGGVEATKVGAMSKQQLIAFIESNL; encoded by the coding sequence ATGAGTGTTGTTAATGTAACTGACCAAAATTTTGAAAGTGAAGTCATTCAATCAGATTTACCTGTAATTGTAGATTACTGGGCGCCTTGGTGTGGACCTTGTAAAATGATTGGTCCTTTGTTTGAAGAACTTGCTGGCTCTCACAGCGACAAAATTAAATTTGTTAAAATTAATGTTGATGACAATCCAGAATCCCCAACTAAATATGGTGTTCGCGGCATTCCAACTTTAATGATTTTTAAAGATGGCGGCGTTGAAGCAACCAAAGTTGGTGCAATGAGCAAACAACAACTAATTGCTTTTATCGAAAGTAACCTATAA
- the ubiD gene encoding 4-hydroxy-3-polyprenylbenzoate decarboxylase: MTQYHDLRDFLKCLEDKNELKRIAYPVSPTLEMTEISDRVLKNKGPALLFNNPSHQSKIPVLTNLFGTPERVAMAMGAQSIDALRDIGKLLAYLKEPEPPKGFKDAIEKWPVFKQVLNLSPKHIKKPLCQEIILRGNEVNLWDLPIQLCWPEDAAPLITWGLVTTKGPNKERQNLGIYRQQVLDKNKLIMRWLSHRGGALDFKEFCQKNPNKPFPIAVTLGTDPATILAAVTPIPDTLSEYAFAGLLRGNKTELTKCTTHDLEVPANAEIVLEGFIYPGETAPEGPYGDHTGYYNEVEQFPVFTVEAITMRSNPIYHSTYTGRPPDEPAILGVALNEVFVPILQKQFPEITDFYLPPEGCSYRLAVISIKKQYPGHAKRIMMGIWSFLRQFMYTKFVIVVDDDINIRSWEDVIWAMTTRMDPIRDTTMIDHTPIDYLDFASPISGLGSKVGFDATNKLPGETNREWGKPITMSNDVKHKIDQIWNELGL; the protein is encoded by the coding sequence ATGACTCAATATCATGATTTAAGAGATTTCCTTAAGTGTTTAGAAGATAAAAATGAATTAAAAAGAATCGCCTATCCCGTTAGCCCAACACTTGAAATGACTGAAATTTCTGACCGCGTACTCAAAAATAAAGGTCCAGCACTTTTATTTAATAATCCAAGTCATCAATCAAAAATTCCTGTATTAACCAATCTCTTTGGCACCCCTGAGCGTGTTGCAATGGCAATGGGTGCTCAATCAATTGATGCATTAAGAGATATTGGTAAACTACTTGCTTATTTGAAAGAACCTGAGCCACCCAAAGGGTTTAAAGATGCAATAGAGAAGTGGCCCGTCTTTAAGCAAGTACTTAATCTTTCACCAAAACACATTAAAAAGCCCTTATGCCAAGAGATCATTTTAAGAGGTAATGAAGTTAACCTCTGGGATTTACCTATTCAGTTATGTTGGCCAGAAGATGCAGCCCCTTTAATTACTTGGGGCCTAGTAACCACTAAAGGCCCAAACAAAGAGCGCCAAAACTTAGGTATTTATCGTCAACAAGTATTAGATAAAAATAAACTGATTATGCGCTGGTTATCACATCGTGGTGGCGCACTAGATTTTAAAGAATTTTGTCAAAAAAACCCTAACAAACCTTTTCCGATTGCCGTAACTTTAGGCACAGATCCTGCAACGATTCTTGCAGCAGTAACACCTATACCAGATACCTTATCAGAATATGCCTTTGCAGGCCTTCTACGTGGTAATAAAACTGAGCTTACAAAATGCACCACACATGATTTAGAAGTTCCAGCCAATGCAGAAATTGTGCTTGAAGGCTTTATCTACCCAGGTGAAACTGCACCTGAAGGGCCTTATGGCGATCATACAGGTTACTATAATGAAGTAGAACAATTCCCTGTTTTTACTGTAGAAGCAATCACCATGCGTTCTAATCCAATTTATCATAGCACCTATACTGGTAGGCCACCTGACGAACCAGCAATTCTAGGTGTTGCGTTAAATGAAGTATTTGTGCCTATCTTACAAAAGCAGTTTCCTGAAATTACAGACTTTTATTTACCACCTGAAGGCTGTTCTTATCGACTGGCTGTTATTAGCATCAAAAAACAATATCCAGGCCATGCTAAACGCATCATGATGGGAATTTGGTCATTTCTACGCCAATTTATGTATACTAAATTTGTTATTGTTGTTGATGATGATATTAATATCCGTTCATGGGAAGATGTTATTTGGGCAATGACAACTCGAATGGATCCAATTCGTGATACAACGATGATCGATCATACACCGATTGATTATCTTGACTTTGCATCTCCTATTTCAGGCCTTGGTTCAAAAGTTGGTTTTGACGCAACAAATAAACTACCAGGTGAAACTAATCGTGAGTGGGGCAAACCAATTACTATGTCTAATGATGTTAAGCATAAAATTGATCAGATCTGGAATGAGCTGGGGTTGTAA
- a CDS encoding Ppx/GppA family phosphatase, producing the protein MHEKILATIDLGSNSFHMLISSVIGTSGSYQIKTLYRNKYKVQLRSGLDNEGHLSTEVQGKALECLGNFSESIKKYAVTDIKALGTYTLRKAQANNQAFLMKASNVLGAEIEVISGLEEARLIYVGASKMANLDKEQALIIDIGGGSTELVIGKGRDIIELESLEVGCVSVQDQFFSDNKLSLSNFVSAITYTKEVLKPIIKTYKQIGWQRTLGASGTIRSIASVMKALHWNQGEISKSGLDGICAKLIELKVVDAISLPGLRVDRENILPGGFCVLYAIFDLLNIDLMYQSNGALREGMLFEMVDEMFL; encoded by the coding sequence ATGCATGAGAAAATATTGGCAACAATTGATTTAGGTTCAAATAGTTTTCATATGCTAATCTCAAGTGTTATTGGAACAAGTGGAAGTTATCAGATTAAAACACTCTATCGAAATAAGTATAAAGTCCAGTTACGTTCAGGTTTAGATAATGAAGGTCATTTATCAACTGAAGTGCAGGGTAAAGCATTAGAGTGTTTGGGGAATTTTTCTGAATCAATTAAAAAGTATGCGGTAACTGATATAAAAGCTTTAGGAACTTATACCTTAAGAAAAGCACAAGCAAATAATCAAGCGTTTTTAATGAAGGCATCAAATGTACTTGGAGCTGAAATTGAAGTGATTTCAGGTTTGGAAGAAGCAAGGTTAATTTATGTTGGTGCATCAAAGATGGCAAACTTAGATAAAGAGCAGGCTTTAATAATTGATATTGGTGGCGGTAGTACAGAACTTGTTATTGGTAAAGGGCGAGATATTATTGAGCTTGAAAGTCTTGAAGTGGGTTGTGTTAGTGTCCAAGATCAATTTTTTTCAGATAACAAATTATCATTGAGTAATTTTGTTTCTGCAATTACATATACTAAAGAGGTTCTAAAACCAATTATTAAGACTTATAAACAAATTGGTTGGCAACGAACACTAGGTGCATCGGGTACGATTCGCTCAATTGCCTCTGTAATGAAAGCACTACATTGGAATCAAGGAGAAATTTCTAAATCTGGCTTAGATGGTATTTGTGCAAAACTGATCGAGTTAAAGGTGGTTGATGCAATTTCATTACCAGGTTTGCGAGTAGATAGAGAAAATATTTTACCCGGTGGTTTTTGTGTTTTATATGCTATTTTTGATCTGCTCAATATTGATTTGATGTATCAATCAAATGGAGCCTTAAGGGAAGGAATGCTTTTTGAAATGGTTGATGAAATGTTTCTCTAA
- a CDS encoding chloride channel protein produces MKIESLKSLKKKTLLVESKKLMSISVWRRRVIFWGGGISVGLVCVLFAYLCDHVNSWFLRFSGNYPYWPLVITPVGFMLIVYVMRYMFDGSEGSGIPQVMTALQVKNAKRRSRLVSIRIALGKFGLTIVGFMCGASIGREGPTIQLSASVMNFFGKLDKFKRDDVERGLLLAGGAAGIAAAFNAPLAGVIFAIEELAGSYEKGVSGTIITTVVLSGIVAMGFLGDYTYFGSSSASLNIFQDGWFIILVCAVLGGLLGGLFSWLLIYISGQMLSVVRRHPLWIAGILGLAVALIGLISHGETYGSGYEAAKAVITGDSQSTSILYGFYKMLATLLTYLSGIPGGIFAPSLSAGAGFGSMISHFFTPEYQGAIVLLVMVAYFSGVVQSPITAFIIVSEMTDTATSNMLLPIMISSIIATTVSRAICREPLYHALAKRYLDKVKESKQKDKIK; encoded by the coding sequence ATGAAAATTGAAAGCTTAAAATCCTTAAAGAAAAAAACACTCTTAGTTGAATCTAAAAAATTAATGTCGATATCTGTATGGCGACGACGTGTTATTTTTTGGGGAGGTGGTATTTCAGTTGGCTTAGTTTGTGTTTTATTTGCTTATTTATGTGATCATGTTAATAGTTGGTTTTTACGTTTTTCAGGCAATTACCCTTATTGGCCATTAGTCATTACACCTGTTGGTTTTATGCTAATTGTCTATGTGATGCGCTATATGTTTGATGGTTCAGAAGGTAGTGGTATTCCACAAGTAATGACAGCACTTCAAGTTAAAAATGCAAAACGCAGGAGTCGATTGGTTTCAATTCGTATAGCATTAGGTAAATTTGGGTTAACCATTGTAGGGTTTATGTGTGGGGCATCAATTGGTCGAGAAGGGCCAACCATACAGTTAAGTGCATCAGTGATGAACTTTTTTGGTAAATTAGATAAATTTAAACGAGATGATGTTGAGCGAGGATTATTACTAGCTGGAGGGGCAGCAGGGATTGCTGCAGCATTTAACGCACCATTAGCTGGAGTGATTTTTGCAATTGAAGAGTTAGCAGGTTCTTATGAAAAAGGTGTTAGCGGTACGATTATTACAACGGTTGTATTATCTGGTATTGTTGCAATGGGTTTTTTGGGAGACTATACCTATTTTGGTTCATCTTCTGCCAGTTTAAATATATTTCAAGATGGTTGGTTTATTATATTAGTTTGTGCTGTTTTAGGTGGCTTATTAGGTGGCTTATTTAGTTGGCTTTTAATTTATATTTCAGGACAAATGCTTAGTGTTGTCAGACGGCATCCTTTATGGATAGCAGGGATTTTAGGGCTAGCTGTTGCATTAATTGGTTTGATTTCACATGGTGAGACTTATGGTAGTGGCTATGAAGCAGCTAAAGCAGTAATTACAGGTGATAGTCAATCGACTAGTATTTTATATGGGTTTTATAAAATGCTGGCAACATTATTAACCTACTTAAGTGGAATTCCAGGTGGTATATTTGCACCGTCATTATCAGCAGGGGCAGGTTTTGGCAGTATGATATCTCACTTTTTTACGCCTGAGTATCAAGGAGCAATTGTATTATTAGTCATGGTTGCTTACTTCTCAGGGGTTGTACAAAGTCCAATTACTGCATTTATTATCGTTTCAGAGATGACTGATACGGCAACAAGTAATATGCTACTGCCTATTATGATTAGCTCTATTATTGCGACAACTGTATCTAGGGCAATTTGTAGAGAACCGCTCTATCATGCATTGGCAAAACGCTATTTAGATAAAGTTAAAGAAAGTAAACAAAAAGATAAAATAAAATGA
- a CDS encoding transposase: MNNQFKKHLSIPGLLHTLRNSFAKATDRKSSSIYSLVDCLMCGMAVFGMKYPSLLKFDKDMRSEGSLVKNNISSLYKVEKVPCDTYLRERLDEIDYLQLRQSFNALLSNLQRGKVLEQYCFYNDYYLISSDGTGMFSSHEVHCDNCCVKHHRNGTKTYYHQMLCASIVHPDIKQVIPLAPEPIIKSDGTKKNDCERNAAKRLIKRLRQEHPHLAMIFVEDALYANGPHIDDLNKHNIHYILGVKPSDHTWLFDWVKASKSEFLSMSLEGVKHEFEWVNQAELNETRSDIKVNFLSYKQTNKKGKVQHFTWVTDLDLNSNNVFKIMTGARARWKIENETFNTLKNQGYNFEHNFGHGANNLCTVFGFLMLLAFLVDQIQELCCPLFKSALKKLETRSRLWDRIRSAFFIAQINSWEALYLHLSGKVKAQLIIDTG, encoded by the coding sequence ATGAACAATCAATTTAAAAAACATCTATCTATACCAGGTTTATTACACACATTAAGAAATAGCTTTGCAAAAGCTACTGATAGGAAGTCATCCAGCATTTACTCACTTGTTGATTGTTTGATGTGTGGCATGGCAGTATTTGGAATGAAGTATCCTTCATTACTTAAATTTGATAAAGATATGCGATCAGAGGGCAGTTTGGTTAAAAATAATATTAGCTCATTATATAAAGTTGAAAAAGTGCCATGTGATACATATTTACGTGAACGTTTAGATGAAATTGATTATCTTCAATTACGTCAGTCATTTAATGCATTACTAAGCAATCTACAAAGAGGTAAAGTTCTAGAGCAATATTGTTTTTATAATGATTATTATTTGATTTCCAGTGACGGCACAGGGATGTTTTCATCACATGAAGTGCATTGTGATAATTGCTGTGTAAAACATCACCGTAATGGAACAAAAACTTATTATCATCAAATGTTGTGTGCTTCGATTGTACATCCTGATATAAAGCAAGTGATTCCATTAGCGCCTGAGCCAATTATTAAAAGTGATGGAACAAAGAAAAATGATTGTGAGCGAAATGCAGCGAAACGTTTAATTAAACGTCTTCGCCAAGAACACCCGCACTTAGCAATGATTTTTGTTGAAGATGCCTTATATGCCAATGGCCCTCATATTGATGACCTAAACAAACATAATATTCATTATATTCTAGGAGTAAAACCAAGTGATCATACCTGGCTTTTTGACTGGGTTAAAGCAAGTAAATCCGAGTTTTTGTCGATGTCACTAGAGGGTGTTAAACATGAATTTGAGTGGGTTAATCAAGCTGAATTAAATGAAACTAGAAGTGATATTAAGGTTAACTTTTTGTCTTATAAACAGACAAATAAAAAAGGTAAAGTACAGCATTTTACTTGGGTGACAGACCTTGATCTTAATTCAAACAATGTATTTAAAATAATGACAGGAGCACGTGCACGCTGGAAAATTGAAAATGAGACATTTAATACATTAAAAAATCAAGGGTATAATTTTGAACACAATTTTGGTCATGGAGCAAACAACTTATGTACAGTATTTGGCTTTTTGATGCTATTGGCATTTTTGGTAGATCAAATTCAAGAACTATGCTGTCCATTATTTAAGTCGGCATTAAAAAAATTAGAGACAAGAAGTCGTTTATGGGACAGAATAAGAAGTGCTTTTTTTATAGCACAGATTAATAGTTGGGAAGCGCTATATTTACACCTATCAGGAAAAGTTAAAGCCCAATTGATCATCGACACTGGTTAA
- a CDS encoding TusE/DsrC/DsvC family sulfur relay protein gives MNYPTDKDGFLLQLDLWDKAFAEQTAENEKIKLTQAHWEVIYFLRDFYQEYQTSPAIRALVKALKLKFGDKKGTSLYLQSLFPESPARQAAKIAGLPKPSKCI, from the coding sequence ATGAACTACCCTACTGATAAAGATGGATTTTTACTTCAATTAGATTTATGGGATAAAGCATTTGCAGAACAAACTGCTGAAAATGAAAAAATCAAATTAACCCAAGCGCATTGGGAAGTCATCTATTTTTTACGAGATTTTTATCAAGAATATCAAACTTCACCTGCCATTCGAGCACTAGTTAAAGCACTAAAGCTTAAATTTGGTGATAAAAAAGGTACAAGTCTTTATTTGCAAAGCTTATTCCCTGAAAGCCCTGCACGACAAGCTGCTAAAATTGCTGGATTGCCAAAACCTAGTAAATGTATTTAA
- a CDS encoding Fic family protein: MSTDPYLYPNSNVLKNKFDLYNQDDLNKIEKEIYDVKIQMSLPKGSFNYNHLKAIHKFLFEDIYDWAGQERLIDIAKDNSLFAKPTNIKHEIDKIFHHLLNESFDHFGHYEMCEKIAKYFNDVNVVHPFREDNGRVNRAFFSMLARKYGYKINWSNMDKNKYLEVNILGMHQGDDTPLANLLFKHSQYLK, encoded by the coding sequence ATGAGTACCGACCCTTATTTATATCCTAATTCAAATGTTTTAAAAAACAAATTTGACCTATATAATCAGGATGATCTTAACAAAATAGAAAAAGAAATATATGATGTAAAAATACAAATGTCTCTACCTAAGGGGAGCTTTAATTATAATCACTTAAAGGCTATACATAAATTTTTATTTGAAGATATTTATGATTGGGCTGGACAAGAAAGACTAATCGATATTGCTAAAGATAACTCACTTTTTGCAAAACCAACTAATATTAAACATGAAATCGATAAAATATTTCATCATCTTTTAAATGAGAGTTTTGATCACTTTGGCCATTATGAAATGTGTGAAAAAATTGCTAAATATTTTAATGATGTTAATGTTGTTCACCCATTTAGAGAAGATAATGGTCGAGTTAATCGAGCTTTTTTTTCAATGTTAGCCAGAAAATATGGTTATAAAATCAATTGGAGCAATATGGATAAAAATAAATATCTCGAAGTTAATATCTTAGGTATGCATCAAGGTGACGATACCCCTTTAGCTAATTTACTATTTAAACACTCTCAATACTTAAAGTAA